The following are encoded together in the Fusarium keratoplasticum isolate Fu6.1 chromosome 1, whole genome shotgun sequence genome:
- a CDS encoding Thymidylate synthase codes for MTASQAPSAEKPSNGSSSSVNQEEHQYLDLVKEILETGERRPDRTGTGTYSIFAPRPLKFSLNNNGTPILPLLTTKRVFTRAVIAELLWFIEGNTSSTSLSEAGIKIWDGNGSREFLDNLGLNHREVGDLGPVYGFQWRHFGAEYVDAKTDYTGQGVDQLAEIIHKLRTNPYDRRLILSAWNPADLKKMVLPPCHMFAQFYVSYPRQKDDDSETKPQGHLHCQLYQRSCDMGLGVPFNIASYALLTHMMAHVCELVPGSLTHVMGDAHVYLDHVDALNTQLEREPRDFPELEITREKGGSIDGWKAEDFVIKGYDPHKTIAMKMSV; via the exons ATGACTGCCTCACAAGCTCCTTCCGCTGAGAAGCCCTCCAATGGCTCAAGTTCCTCCGTCAACCAAGAGGAACACCAATATTTGGATCTCGTAAAAGAAATCCTAGAAACCGGTGAGCGTCGGCCAGATAG AACCGGTACAGGCACATACTCCATCTTTGCCCCTCGACCCCTCAAGTTCTCCCTCAACAATAACGGCACCCCaatcctccccctcctcaccaccaagcgCGTCTTTACCCGTGCCGTTATCGCCGAGCTCCTCTGGTTCATCGAGGGAAACACATCCTCCACGAGCCTCAGCGAGGCCggcatcaagatctgggacGGCAACGGCTCTCGCGAAttccttgacaacctcggtCTCAACCACCGCGAGGTCGGCGACCTCGGCCCCGTGTACGGCTTCCAGTGGCGGCATTTTGGCGCCGAGTACGTCGACGCCAAGACGGACTACACAGGCCAGGGAGTTGACCAGCTCGCTGAGATTATTCACAAGCTGCGCACCAACCCATACGATCGCCGTCTGATTCTTTCCGCCTGGAACCCCGCCGatctgaagaagatggtcCTCCCACCGTGCCACATGTTTGCCCAGTTTTACGTCTCTTACCCCCGACAAAAGGATGACGACTCCGAGACCAAGCCCCAGGGCCATCTACACTGCCAGCTCTACCAACGATCCTGCGACATGGGGCTTGGGGTTCCGTTCAACATTGCCAGCTACGCACTGCTGACACACATGATGGCGCACGTCTGCGAATTGGTTCCTGGCAGCCTGACTCACGTCATGGGCGACGCACACGTCTATCTTGACCAtgtcgatgccctcaacaCGCAACTGGAGCGTGAACCCCGCGACTTTCCAGAACTGGAGATCACCCGAGAGAAGGGCGGTAGCATTGACGGGTGGAAAGCGGAGGACTTTGTTATCAAGGGCTATGACCCTCACAAGACCATTGCCATGAAGATGTCCGTTTGA
- a CDS encoding Amino-acid transporter arg-13, whose product MEPSPIAVEASAHSPEFPLKGKTALVEAIEDVLCGSIAGAVGKYIEYPFDTVKVRLQSQPDHLPLRYTGPLDCFRQSIKSDGFLGLYRGISAPLVGAAAETSSLFLFESLGRELFFMSGFASREKGLSLPDLWVTGAFAGAFTSFVLTPIELVKCKIQAPGLGDGSNRAPLRPIPVIKEVFRHEGLRGFWHGQLGTLIREAGGGSAWFGAKETVTTMFYQAKTKKATSEAEKQKILDTPLPLWQQAVAGASAGVSYNFLFFPADTIKSRMQTAPVGDLRERRTFWNEGSALWRQHGLRGMYRGCGITCLRSAPSSAFIFMVYDGLKRYFPVQ is encoded by the exons ATGGAACCCAGCCCCATCGCAGTCGAGGCTTCGGCCCACTCGCCCGAGTTCCCCCTCAAGGGCAAAACCGCCCTCGTagaggccattgaggatgTTCTATGTGGATCG ATTGCCGGCGCTGTTGGCAAGTATATCGAATATCCTTTCGACACGGTCAAGGTCCGACTACAGAGTCAACCCGATCACCTCCCATTGCGATACACTGGTCCCCTAGACTGTTTCCGACAATCTATAAAGAGTGATGGATTTTTAGGGCTATATCGAGGTATCAGTGCTCCTCTTGTgggcgctgctgctgagaCCAGCagtctcttcctctttgagAGCCTCGGTCGCGAGTTGTTCTTTATGAGCGGCTTTGCTTCGCGAGAGAAAGGACTGTCTCTGCCCGACCTCTGGGTGACTGGCGCTTTCGCCGGCGCATTTACCTCTTTTGTCCTCACACCCATTGAGCTCGTCAAGTGCAAGATCCAGGCACctggacttggtgatggatcTAACCGCGCCCCCCTTCGCCCGATCCCTGTCATCAAGGAAGTCTTCCGGCATGAGGGTCTGAGGGGCTTCTGGCACGGTCAACTCGGGACCCTGATCCGAGAAGCCGGCGGTGGTTCAGCTTGGTTCGGTGCCAAAGAAACGGTGACAACCATGTTTTACCaggccaagacaaagaaggcCACTTCAGAGGCTGAAAAGCAGAAAATCCTAGATacccctcttcctctttggcaGCAAGCCGTCGCAGGCGCCTCGGCCGGTGTGTCTTAcaacttcctcttctttcccGCAGACACCATCAAGTCCCGGATGCAAACAGCACCTGTCGGTGACCTGCGAGAGAGACGGACATTTTGGAATGAGGGCTCGGCTCTCTGGCGGCAGCATGGGCTACGGGGCATGTATCGGGGATGTGGCATTACGTGTCTCCGATCAGCGCCGAGCTCTGCTTTCATTTTCATGGTTTACGACGGTCTAAAGCGATACTTCCCCGTGCAATAG
- a CDS encoding Cell division control protein: MARATLGKRARGIDETDEPCVVATPTKRSRRFTKTVSYNDENQDPTYSPFDDEEDDELAELPPPRTRRSPSQASTKQNPVTPSTPRHRDALSVPPTTPRHAVMSAGKLFKRLTPHTPLSPSAVQTIYHSARQLFARGAEPGQLVGRDAERKQLTEFLDRCSSSSPSGCLYVSGPPGTGKSAMITEMTKKYAEHENVRAAYVNCMSVKSSKDLYTTLLSSLGREGDSSEAEAISALQTMFAPKTKSSTAYLVTLDEIDHILTLGLESLYRVFEWSLQKNSRLVLVGIANALDLTDRFLPRLKSKNLKPDLLPFLPYNAAQVKNIITTRLKSLMPAGGKEGYVPFIHPAAIELCSRKVSSQTGDIRKAFEICRRALDLIEAETRSKHEEEARETLLQMTPSKRPLGENINGASGGPRSVVQIMANSLKGLTAETAPRASIGHLNKITAAAFSNGTTQRLKALNLQQKAALCALIAYEKRLRAAAKMTHGGSTPAKAKLLSPTIKTLFDAYCQLCTRDSVLHPLSSSEFREVVGSLETLGLVNASDGKSGSLAVPQTPSKRGRKALAASGDERRITSCVGEKEIESVAEGVGAGILKSILSGEALD, translated from the exons ATGGCTCGAGCAACACTTGGAAAGAGAGCCCGAGGCATCGACGAAACCG ATGAGCCTTGTGTGGTTGCTACTCCCACCAAGAGAAGTCGACGCTTCACAAAGACTGTCTCATATAACGACGAGAATCAAGACCCTACATACTCCCCcttcgacgatgaggaagacgatgaactggctgagcttcctcctccccgaACACGACGATCTCCCTCTCAAGCATCGACAAAGCAAAACCCCGTCACACCTTCAACTCCACGACATCGCGATGCTCTCTCGGTGCCCCCTACGACGCCTCGGCACGCCGTCATGTCGGCAGGCAAACTCTTCAAGCGACTGACACCGCACACGCCTCTCTCGCCCAGCGCAGTCCAAACCATCTACCACTCGGCTCGACAACTATTCGCCCGCGGTGCTGAGCCTGGCCAGCTTGTTGGCCGAGACGCTGAACGCAAACAGCTGACCGAGTTCCTCGACCGATGTTCATCGTCAAGCCCCAGCGGCTGCCTCTACGTTAGCGGGCCACCAGGGACCGGCAAGAGCGCCATGATCACAGAGATGACCAAGAAGTACGCCGAACACGAGAATGTGCGAGCTGCCTACGTCAACTGCATGAGCGTCAAGTCCTCCAAGGATCTTTATACTACCCTGCTTAGCTCGCTGGGCCGCGAAGGCGACTCgtccgaggccgaggctatCTCGGCTCTGCAAACAATGTTTGCCCCCAAAACAAAATCGAGCACTGCCTACCTCGTGACtcttgacgagatcgatCACATTCTCACTCTGGGCTTGGAGAGTCTTTACCGGGTCTTTGAGTGGTCACTGCAAAAGAACTCCCGGCTTGTTCTGGTCGGCATTGCCAATGCCTTGGATTTGACAGACCGGTTTCTGCCCCGACTCAAGtccaagaacctcaagcCCGATCTCTTGCCATTCCTCCCCTACAATGCGGCTCAGGTCAaaaacatcatcaccacacGGCTCAAGTCTCTGATGCCTGCCGGAGGCAAGGAGGGATATGTCCCATTCATCCACCCTGCTGCCATTGAGCTTTGCTCTCGCAAGGTCTCGAGCCAAACCGGAGACATCCGTAAGGCCTTCGAGATTTGCCGGCGAGCATTGGATCTGATTGAGGCTGAGACTCGATCGAagcatgaagaagaggcccgAGAGACCTTACTGCAAATGACTCCCTCCAAGCGACCCCTGGGAGAGAACATCAACGGAGCTTCGGGTGGTCCGAGAAGCGTGGTTCAGATAATGGCGAACTCACTAAAGGGACTCACCGCAGAGACGGCACCACGAGCGTCCATTGGGCACCTCAACAAGATCACCGCTGCCGCTTTTAGCAACGGCACAACACAACGACTCAAGGCCCTGAACCTACAGCAGAAGGCAGCACTGTGCGCCCTTATAGCTTATGAGAAGCGGCTTCGagcagcagccaagatgaCCCATGGTGGCTCTACCCCAGCCAAGGCAAAGCTATTGTCACCAACCATCAAGACTCTTTTCGACGCATACTGCCAACTGTGCACCCGAGATTCCGTCCTTCACCCCCTGTCCAGCTCCGAGTTTCGGGAGGTTGTGGGCAGCTTGGAAACTCTTGGGTTGGTCAACGCATCAGACGGGAAGAGCGGCAGTCTTGCGGTGCCACAGACACCTAGCAAGAGAGGCCGAAAGGCCCTGGCTGCGTCTGGAGACGAGCGAAGAATCACCAGCTGTgttggagagaaggagattgagtCCGTTGCCGAGGGTGTTGGTGCAGGAATCCTGAAGAGCATCTTGAGCGGAGAGGCACTGGATTAG
- a CDS encoding Arrestin-C domain-containing protein: MPSAPHLGMGRRSKSSPSLANPTSAPGAAASNSSNVASSSPVDSAGSSTSPAPRATSPTASTSSSTRPSFLSRLSLPLSLRNRNRNVADFHIRAEEPHRRYGAGDHVRGAVVLVIVKPVRITHLTVSLHGYVRVLKDPAAVAKAQGSIVMPQNGDSARPRYHGNGLASLFQDEQVLSGEGRLEPGRYEFGFNLVFPEKGLPSSIDFERGTVSYMVTATLTRPTSIAPTSSCERKVMLVENVDIGALQAPRPRTIFLEPISKRTRRKKSMMLDKTSAAPSEVNELGSEPDPVETPTEETREHAVDTRSPIQSDMRSEVSGESGVSGSTGVSRPDLTLSQVGTLTSAKQQAVDKKTITATIELIKGGCLPGDAVSVRVTVQHIKRVKSMTGVIVTLFRQGKIDSNPPPGLFDGSLSREDVAQMDKDEVFPRSRTGLGGLSLTSSGSTSIFRKDLDQNIAPLIIDPSTMQTSVTVTVKLPDDSFPTIKGVPGEMISFKYLVEVVVDLGGRLSNQMQTGPASRFGSYGHGNSDNYTYGPRRGANIADTSQLRHEKGVISVAIETVVGTTDTSRGRKRSRASPTSRRNRAPESDDEEATGRDSSHGDEGPHETHQNNGQLSPSGYFPSQQNGNRHPLPIPSHPPQPYSQVVPLQPPSQPPPSHPGYTHAQTNGFVHPPTTPAYIPPPEIPNQSNLSEKDRIRQAETRLLPSQPPEAGPSTSNEDENIYDAEDTPNAPHLPADSAPSAPSAPSAPDAGPSAPTEDDIEVATAPPSHAVEDKQEMERRRLMQEASAPPEFPEDMDRRNGGPSGETAPDPDPEPSAPSAPVLDDFDDDFPGYGSGAGPSGSSRHGDGEQLPAYQR, translated from the exons ATGCCTTCGGCACCACATCTGGGAATGGGCCGTCGGTCGAAATCCTCCCCGTCGCTCGCTAATCCTACCTCTGCGCCTGGCGCCGCCGCATCCAACTCGTCCAACGTCGCGTCCTCGTCGCCCGTCGATTCCGCTGGCTCGTCGACATCTCCCGCCCCTCGGGCGACCTCCCCCACCGCATCCACCTCCTCTTCTACGCGCCCGAGTTTCCTGTCGCGCCTCAGCCTCCCTCTTTCGCTACGCAACCGAAATCGCAATGTCGCCGACTTCCATATTCGTGCCGAGGAGCCCCATCGCCGGTATGGCGCCGGCGACCATGTTCGCGGCGCCGTGGTCCTCGTCATAGTCAAGCCAGTGCGGATCACTCACCTAACTGTGTCGCTGCATGGCTATGTGCGAGTGCTCAAGGACCCGGCTGCGGTGGCCAAAGCCCAAGGGAGTATTGTGATGCCGCAGAACGGTGACTCAGCGAGACCACGGTATCACGGCAATGGGCTCGCCAGCCTCTTTCAGGATGAGCAGGTGCTGAGCGGCGAGGGAAGGCTAGAGCCGGGCAGGTACGAGTTCGGGTTCAACCTTGTATTCCCTGAGAAGGGTCTACCAAGCAGCATCGAC TTTGAGCGAGGGACTGTCTCATACATGGTTACAGCGACACTTACAAGGCCAACATCGATCGCCCCGACTTCGTCCTGCGAAAGAAAAGTGATGCTAGTGGAGAATGTAGATATAGGAGCGCTACAGGCACCACGGCCACGAACAATCTTTCTTGAGCCGATATCGAAACGAACCcggaggaagaagtcgatgATGCTGGACAAGACGTCTGCGGCCCCGTCAGAGGTCAATGAGCTTGGTTCAGAGCCAGATCCTGTTGAGACGCCCACAGAAGAGACACGCGAACATGCCGTAGATACTCGAAGCCCGATCCAGAGCGATATGCGGAGCGAAGTGAGTGGAGAGAGCGGCGTGAGCGGCAGCACAGGCGTTAGCCGGCCTGATCTCACACTGTCCCAGGTTGGGACGCTGACATCAGCCAAGCAGCAGGCGGTGGACAAGAAGACTATTACGGCGACGATAGAGTTGATCAAAGGTGGTTGTTTGCCAGGCGACGCCGTATCCGTGCGGGTCACGGTTCAACATATCAAGCGTGTCAAGAGCATGACGGGTGTTATTGTGACGCTTTTCAGGCAAGGAAAGATCGACAGCAACCCACCGCCTGGCCTTTTTGACGGGTCATTGAGTCGAGAGGACGTGGCGCAAATGGACAAGGATGAAGTGTTTCCGCGGTCAAGAACCGGCCTCGGGGGTCTCTCACTAACATCATCGGGTTCGACCAGCATATTCCGCAAGGACTTGGACCAGAACATAGCGCCTCTCATCATCGACCCCAGCACCATGCAGACCTCGGTTACTGTCACTGTAAAGCTGCCCGACGACTCGTTTCCGACAATTAAGGGTGTCCCCGGGGAGATGATCAGCTTCAAGTACCTAGTCGAGGTAGTGGTTGATTTGGGTGGACGGTTATCCAACCAGATGCAGACAGGTCCGGCATCCAGATTCGGATCATATGGCCATGGGAACTCGGATAACTATACTTATGGGCCAAGAAGGGGGGCCAACATTGCGGATACTTCACAGCTACGGCACGAAAAAGGAGTCATCTCAGTGGCAATAGAGACGGTCGTGGGTACCACGGACACTTCGAGAGGAAGGAAAAGATCGAGAGCTTCACCGACATCACGGAGAAACCGAGCCCCTGAaagcgatgacgaggaagcaACAGGTCGAGATTCGAGTCACGGTGATGAAGGGCCCCATGAGACACATCAAAACAATGGGCAATTGTCTCCTAGCGGCTACTTTCCATCACAGCAAAATGGGAACCGCCATCCGCTGCCTATCCCCTcacatcctcctcagccatATTCACAAGTTGTGCCCTTGCAACCTCCTTCGCAACCTCCGCCTTCCCATCCGGGTTATACTCACGCGCAAACCAATGGCTTCGTTCATCCTCCAACTACTCCCGCATATATACCCCCCCCTGAAATACCAAACCAGAGCAACCTGTCGGAGAAGGATAGAATACGGCAGGCTGAGACAAGACTATTACCAAGTCAGCCTCCAGAGGCGGGTCCATCCACCAGCAACGAAGACGAAAACATTTACGATGCTGAGGACACACCCAACGCCCCTCATCTCCCTGCCGACTCGGCTCCAAGTGCTCCCAGCGCGCCCAGTGCCCCTGACGCAGGTCCTTCAGCGCCTACAGAAGACGACATCGAGGTGGCTACAGCACCGCCGTCCCATGCTGTGGAAGACAAGCAAGAGATGGAGCGGCGACGATTGATGCAAGAAGCCAGCGCTCCGCCAGAGTTTCCAGAGGATATGGACCGAAGGAATGGGGGACCTTCAGGCGAAACGGccccagacccagacccagaaCCAAGTGCGCCTAGCGCCCCGGTTCTCGATGACTTTGATGATGACTTTCCAGGATATGGATCTGGCGCTGGACCATCTGGAAGCTCACGACACGGTGACGGGGAGCAGCTGCCAGCTTACCAGCGATGA
- a CDS encoding J domain-containing protein — protein sequence MRPPVASPVVRDISRLCLRCRLRVRRASTLAPSHRPLVAATPAPRHVAIAAAARAPATSFVQVRSVSSGGAADSSAESAPPSSAPAPPTTHYHLFPETLPDGPPPAGHFPIDVRALRREFLRLQARAHPDMHPAADKARAEAMSARINEAYKTLANPILRAQYLLSLRGVDVANDETLKVEEPGLLMLVLEAREEIEEAESEDDLAEPRAANDRRIAQSEEVLERAFQHDDIEAAKHEAVRLRYWVNIKESLDNWERGKHIVLQH from the coding sequence ATGCGGCCCCCCGTCGCCTCCCCGGTTGTTCGCGATATCTCTCGGCTTTGTCTCCGATGTCGACTCCGAGTTCGCCGAGCCTCGACTCTTGCGCCCTCGCATCGTCCACTCGTTGCCGCAACACCTGCGCCGCGCCATGTAGCCATCGCGGCTGCCGCACGGGCGCCGGCAACGTCGTTCGTCCAAGTCCGCTCCGTGTCCTCTGGCGGCGCTGCCGACTCCTCCGCTGAGTCCGCACCGCCGTCCTCCGCCCCGGCGCCGCCCACGACACACTACCATCTCTTCCCCGAGACGCTCCCGGACGGACCTCCCCCAGCGGGACACTTCCCCATCGACGTGCGCGCCCTCCGGCGTGAGTTCCTCCGCCTACAGGCGCGTGCGCACCCGGATATGCACCCAGCCGCGGACAAGGCCCGCGCCGAGGCCATGTCTGCGCGCATCAACGAGGCCTATAAGACGCTCGCGAATCCTATATTGCGAGCTCAGTATCTGCTCTCCCTGCGCGGCGTCGACGTCGCTAACGACGAGACcctcaaggttgaggagccaGGCCTGCTCATGCTCGTCCTCGAGGCACGCGAGGAGATCGAGGAAGCCGAGAGcgaggatgacctcgccgAGCCCCGCGCCGCAAACGACCGCCGCATCGCCCAGAGTGAGGAGGTGCTGGAGCGGGCCTTTCAGCACGATGACATAGAGGCTGCCAAGCACGAAGCGGTGCGCCTCCGATACTGGGTCAATATCAAGGAGAGCCTAGATAACTGGGAGAGGGGTAAGCACATTGTGCTGCAGCATTAG
- a CDS encoding Pre-mRNA-processing ATP-dependent RNA helicase PRP5 has translation MARLRDSRSPSPAGSSHSSRRHRKDDDRRERDRRDDGRDHRRRTRSRSPDVRKQHRNPGGLYSDEIVRDQPRYRDRDRDRDRDRGRDRDYYRRRDRSLDRRDDDYYRGGRRDHRDRDRRRSRNRYDDRNRSPDRRRNRSRDSDRDFRRRDDSRDRVRGRREGTADSLARSNREDGRNQRTPLGDNGNTAANEAQKSKTNAAQAEIDKKAERLAKLEAWKKKKESASQKQKEVNPSQTRNLLAEMDKKASGASSKTVSPSVSAAASPAQTPTTASPITPYAGKFDPKAIAKKSAASRSHDASKPILGSIGGPAEKISVPVKQASNGMVGSPPFTLNLIDEIFAASALPANRAKASGFGFVKSHAENEKLPTKRKLDLDEEDTTKRKLTKLPALPIEADDTPYADQDDDESDGDNFAENEEEAAAAARAAHERRLQAENQMDQDEDKTTTTEAQPNGDAVADNSADKAPVPEQMEVDEEDEVDPLDAFMADLKQTEGKKPAKTSKTQKVQEPEAYFSDDEYNFNKEENGDPNALLAMTAKRKKKDIPTIDYTKVEIQPIRKNFWVEPAELSQLTEAEVTDLRLELDGIKVNGKDVPKPVQKWAQCGLTRQTLDVIDNLGYEKPTPIQMQALPALMSGRDVIGVAKTGSGKTVAFLLPMFRHIKDQPPLKDTDGPIGLIMTPTRELATQIHRDCKPFLKMMGLRAVCAYGGAPIREQIAELKRGAEIIVCTPGRMIDLLAANQGRVTNLKRVTYVVLDEADRMFDMGFEPQVMKIFANMRPDKQTILFSATMPRIIDSLTKKVLKNPIEVTVGGRSVVAKEIEQIVEVRDEASKFLRVLELLGELYDRDEDARTLIFVERQEKADDLLKELMIKGYPCMSIHGGKDQVDRDSTISDFKKGVVPILIATSVAARGLDVKQLKLVINYDAPNHLEDYVHRAGRTGRAGNTGVAVTFVTPEQENCAPGIAKALEQSGQPVPERLNEMRKAHREKVKSGKAKDTSGFGGKGLDRLDQEREAARLRERKTHKAEGEEEEVKEDKKDEDDKAEKALSAIRAAASSVQAREAQKAEGGAEAKPTQTVNTNVVKDKSKDPLDKVSSAVSAINSRLGKAGQLRAGQPIDNKGPDAGAFHATLEINDFPQKARWAVTNRTNVAKILEATGTSITTKGNFYPPGKEVPAGGEPKLYILIEGDTEVVVGSALSELTRLLREGTIAAADADNRAPASGRYTIT, from the coding sequence ATGGCTCGGCTGAGAGACTCGCGCTCACCAAGTCCTGCAGGCAGCTCTCACAGTTCCCGCCGTCACCGCAAAGATGACGATCGCCGGGAACGGGATCGTCGCGATGACGGGAGGgaccatcgccggcgcacCAGGTCGCGCAGCCCTGATGTGAGAAAACAACACCGCAACCCCGGCGGCCTTTATTCTGACGAGATTGTCCGTGACCAGCCCCGATACCGCGACCGCGATCGTGATAGAGACAGAGACCGCGGCCGAGACCGGGACTATTATCGTCGCAGAGACCGCTCGCTAGACCGACGCGACGATGACTACTACCGCGGCGGACGACGAGACCATCGAGACAGAGACCGCCGGAGATCGCGAAACCGCTACGATGATAGAAATCGATCGCCCGACCGTCGACGAAACCGCAGCCGGGATAGCGATCGAGATTTCAGAAGGCGAGACGACTCCCGCGACCGTGTCCGCGGTCGACGTGAGGGTACGGCTGACTCCCTTGCTCGCAGCAACCGTGAGGATGGTCGAAATCAGAGGACCCCGCTAGGTGACAATGGGAATACCGCTGCCAACGAGGCCCAGAAGTCCAAGACGAATGCTGCGCAAGCCGAGATCGACAAGAAGGCTGAGCGACTGGCAAAGCTTGAGgcgtggaagaagaagaaggagagcgCCAGTCAGAAACAAAAGGAAGTAAATCCGAGTCAGACAAGAAATCTCTTGGCTGAAATGGATAAGAAGGCCAGCGGCGCATCGTCAAAGACAGTGTCTCCGTCAGTTTCTGCTGCCGCTTCACCTGCGCAAACGCCAACCACTGCATCTCCCATTACTCCTTATGCCGGAAAATTCGATCCCAAGGCCATCGCAAAGAAGTCGGCCGCGTCACGATCACACGATGCTTCCAAGCCAATTCTGGGCTCCATTGGAGGCCCAGCCGAGAAGATCTCGGTTCCCGtaaagcaagcaagcaatggTATGGTTGGATCCCCTCCTTTCACATTGAATTTGATTGATGAGATATTCGCAGCGTCGGCCCTCCCCGCGAACCGAGCCAAAGCCAGCGGGTTTGGCTTCGTCAAGAGCCACGCAGAAAACGAGAAGCTACCCACCAAGCGCAAACTTGATTtggacgaggaagacacAACAAAGAGGAAGCTCACGAAGCTTCCTGCTCTCCCTATCGAGGCTGACGATACTCCTTATGCTGATCaggacgatgatgagtcTGATGGAGACAACTTTGCCGAGAACGAAGAGGAGGCGGCCGCAGCAGCTCGCGCCGCACACGAAAGGCGACTACAGGCGGAGAACCAGATGGACCAGgatgaggacaagaccaCAACGACAGAAGCACAACCCAACGGGGACGCAGTTGCGGATAACTCGGCTGACAAGGCCCCGGTGCCTGAGCAGAtggaggttgacgaggaggatgaagtgGATCCGCTAGACGCATTCATGGCTGATCTCAAGCAGACAGAGGGgaagaagcctgccaagACATCAAAGACACAGAAGGTCCAGGAACCCGAAGCCTACTTCAGCGATGACGAATACAACTTTaacaaggaggagaacggCGACCCCAATGCTCTGCTGGCCATGACGGCCAAgcgaaagaagaaggacatcCCGACAATCGATTACACCAAAGTTGAGATTCAACCCATCAGGAAGAATTTCTGGGTGGAGCCAGCCGAGCTCAGTCAGCTCACAGAAGCCGAAGTTACTGATCTACGCCTGGAACTGGACGGGATCAAGGTCAATGGAAAGGATGTGCCTAAGCCGGTTCAGAAGTGGGCGCAGTGTGGTCTCACTCGCCAGACTCTGGATGTTATTGACAACTTGGGATATGAGAAGCCTACACCGATTCAGATGCAAGCTCTTCCAGCTCTGATGTCTGGTCGCGATGTCATTGGCGTAGCCAAGACTGGCTCTGGAAAGACTGTCGCCTTTCTACTCCCCATGTTCCGCCACATCAAGGATCAGCCTCCGCTGAAGGATACAGATGGTCCCATCGGGTTGATCATGACTCCTACTCGAGAACTGGCAACACAGATTCATCGCGACTGCAAACCTTTCCTGAAGATGATGGGCCTCCGAGCTGTATGCGCATACGGTGGTGCCCCAATCCGGGAGCAGATTGCTGAGTTGAAGCGAGGCGCTGAGATTATCGTGTGCACGCCAGGCCGCATGATTGATCTGCTTGCCGCCAACCAGGGTCGAGTCACCAACCTGAAGAGAGTCACCTACGTGGtgcttgatgaagctgaCCGAATGTTTGACATGGGTTTTGAGCCTCAAGTCATGAAGATCTTTGCCAACATGCGACCGGACAAACAGACGATTTTGTTTTCAGCGACCATGCCTCGCATCATCGACTCGCTGACCAAGAAGGTCCTCAAGAATCCAATTGAGGTGACGGTTGGTGGACGAAGCGTtgttgccaaggagattgagcagATTGTCGAAGTTCGTGATGAAGCCAGCAAATTCCTGCGTGTTCTTGAACTCCTTGGAGAGCTGTACGACAGAGACGAGGACGCTCGCACGCTCATCTTTGTTGAGCGCCAGGAGAAGGCAGACGACCTTCTGAAGGAGCTCATGATCAAGGGCTATCCATGTATGTCGATCCATGGAGGCAAGGACCAGGTTGATCGTGACTCGACCATCTCGGATTTCAAGAAAGGCGTTGTGCCGATCCTGATTGCAACATCGGTGGCGGCTCGTGGTCTCGATGTCAAGCAGCTCAAGCTTGTCATCAACTACGACGCGCCAAACCATCTGGAAGACTATGTTCACCGAGCAGGCCGAACAGGTCGCGCCGGCAACACCGGTGTGGCTGTCACGTTTGTGACACCAGAGCAGGAGAACTGTGCGCCGGGCATTGCCAAGGCACTCGAGCAGAGTGGACAACCTGTACCTGAGAGGCTGAATGAGATGAGGAAGGCCCATCGTGAAAAGGTCAAGTCTggaaaggccaaggacacGTCAGGTTTCGGTGGCAAGGGTCTGGACCGTCTGGATCAGGAACGAGAGGCCGCTCGTCTTCGTGAGCGCAAGACCCACAAGGCCGagggtgaggaagaagaagtcaaggaggacaagaaggacgaggatgacaagGCAGAGAAGGCTCTCAGCGCGATCCGGGCGGCAGCATCAAGCGTTCAGGCTCGCGAGGCGCAAAAGGCCGAGGGGGGCGCAGAAGCCAAGCCTACACAGACCGTCAACACCAACGtggtcaaggacaagtccaaggaTCCGCTGGACAAGGTCAGCTCGGCAGTCAGCGCCATCAACAGCCGTCTTGGAAAGGCCGGCCAGCTTCGTGCTGGTCAGCCCATCGACAACAAGGGCCCAGACGCCGGAGCGTTCCATGCTACCCTGGAAATCAACGACTTCCCTCAGAAGGCCCGATGGGCTGTCACCAACCGAACCAACGTGGCCAAGATTCTGGAGGCTACAGGCACTTCGATAACAACAAAGGGCAACTTTTACCCGCCGGGCAAGGAGGTGCCGGCAGGGGGGGAGCCGAAGCTGTACATCCTTATCGAGGGCGACACCGAGGTTGTGGTTGGTTCCGCTCTGAGCGAGCTGACACGTCTGCTGAGAGAGGGAACAATCGCGGCTGCGGATGCAGACAACAGGGCGCCGGCAAGCGGCAGATACACCATTACCTAG